The following coding sequences lie in one Candidatus Nitrospira allomarina genomic window:
- a CDS encoding SUMF1/EgtB/PvdO family nonheme iron enzyme gives MSQLPQLQKELESARLRTDKLFSCMSAEAMYERPIPERNRLIFYLGHLEAFDWNQIGRWTLGMPSFHESFDQLFEAGIDPSLGSFPVDQASDWPTVNEVYQYNSRAREEVDRLLTSVPEWIVHMAVEHRLMHAETNAYLLHHLDSKYKNPPSDFSSVSSFSISDETVKDEMIEVPEGIATLGMKPDEGFGWDNEFTQHEVGVPGFLISRYKVTNQQYLRFVQDGGEPSAFWVKRGDAWYVRTMFQEIPLPKSWPVYVTHRQAQAYANWVGMTLPTEAQFHRAAFGTPAGIERRFSWGDEASMFQNINVDSQFWDPVPVTSQSYERNGFGVAQMVGNGWEWTSTLFHPFHGFSPLPTYPGYSARFFDQDHYVVKGGGPHTPSRLLRRSFRNWFRQSYPYAHIGFRCVQS, from the coding sequence ATGTCGCAATTGCCACAATTGCAGAAAGAACTGGAGTCGGCCAGGTTACGCACTGACAAATTATTTTCTTGTATGAGTGCCGAGGCAATGTATGAGCGTCCCATTCCTGAGCGAAACCGCTTAATTTTTTATTTGGGACATCTTGAGGCTTTTGACTGGAATCAGATTGGTCGGTGGACATTGGGCATGCCATCATTTCATGAATCATTTGATCAATTATTTGAAGCCGGTATTGATCCTTCTCTTGGAAGCTTTCCCGTTGACCAAGCCTCCGATTGGCCAACGGTCAATGAGGTGTACCAATACAATTCTCGTGCTCGGGAAGAAGTGGATCGCCTGTTGACATCTGTTCCAGAATGGATTGTTCATATGGCGGTTGAACATCGTCTAATGCATGCTGAAACCAATGCCTATTTACTGCACCATTTGGATTCGAAGTACAAGAATCCCCCATCCGATTTTTCTTCCGTCTCATCTTTTTCAATATCAGATGAAACGGTCAAGGATGAGATGATAGAAGTCCCGGAAGGGATTGCGACCTTGGGGATGAAGCCGGACGAGGGATTTGGCTGGGACAACGAATTCACCCAACATGAAGTGGGTGTTCCTGGGTTTTTAATCAGCCGGTATAAAGTGACGAACCAACAATATTTGCGATTTGTCCAGGATGGTGGGGAACCTTCGGCCTTTTGGGTCAAACGAGGGGATGCCTGGTATGTGCGAACAATGTTTCAAGAGATCCCTTTACCGAAATCTTGGCCGGTGTATGTGACGCATCGACAGGCGCAAGCGTATGCAAATTGGGTCGGGATGACTCTCCCGACCGAGGCACAATTTCATCGCGCAGCCTTTGGCACTCCGGCTGGTATTGAACGGCGCTTTTCCTGGGGTGATGAAGCGTCAATGTTTCAAAACATAAATGTTGATTCTCAATTTTGGGATCCCGTTCCGGTTACCAGCCAGTCTTATGAGCGCAATGGTTTTGGCGTGGCTCAAATGGTGGGGAACGGCTGGGAATGGACATCGACCCTTTTTCATCCTTTTCATGGTTTTTCACCCTTACCCACCTACCCTGGCTATTCGGCCAGATTTTTTGACCAGGATCATTATGTGGTGAAAGGTGGTGGTCCTCATACCCCAAGCCGGCTCTTGCGCCGGTCATTTCGAAATTGGTTTCGACAAAGTTACCCTTATGCGCATATTGGGTTTCGTTGTGTGCAATCCTAA
- a CDS encoding 4Fe-4S dicluster domain-containing protein: protein MPEVYNWQLGRKMLYPYEERHPKWQFAFVFNINRCLACQTCSMADKSTWLFSKGQEYMWWNNVETKPYGGYPQFYDVKITQLIEQVNPGGQVWNVRVGRKHHAPYGVFEGMTIFDAGAKIGQAAIGYIPTDQEWRFVNIYEDTATSMRAIVEGVDKTGFTKEEPWKMQGSSLPEHETYFFYLQRICNHCTYPGCLAACPRKAIYKRPEDGIVLIDQNRCRGYKKCVEQCPFKKPMYRGTTRVSEKCIACYPRVEGKDPLTGGEPMETRCMAACVGKIRLQGLVKVGDDGLWAEDRWNPLYYAIRVEQVALPLYPQWGTEPNGFYIPPRQAPRGYIRQMFGPGVDNAIEKYLVPSRELLAVLQLWRASQQIIFRYDVIPGPKVFETQIHGRKFEMYNDTVLGFNKSGKEAVRQQVEEPIYIRPAERVNWL, encoded by the coding sequence ATGCCTGAAGTGTATAACTGGCAGTTAGGACGAAAGATGCTGTATCCGTATGAGGAGCGGCATCCGAAATGGCAGTTTGCGTTTGTCTTTAACATCAACCGGTGTTTGGCGTGCCAAACCTGCTCGATGGCGGACAAGTCGACGTGGCTGTTCAGCAAAGGGCAGGAATACATGTGGTGGAACAACGTGGAAACGAAGCCGTACGGGGGCTATCCGCAGTTCTACGATGTGAAGATCACGCAGTTGATTGAGCAGGTCAATCCGGGCGGGCAGGTGTGGAACGTGCGGGTGGGCCGCAAACACCATGCGCCATATGGGGTGTTTGAAGGAATGACGATCTTTGATGCGGGCGCCAAGATCGGGCAGGCCGCCATTGGCTATATCCCGACCGACCAGGAATGGCGGTTTGTGAATATCTATGAAGATACGGCGACCTCGATGCGGGCGATCGTGGAAGGGGTGGATAAGACGGGGTTCACGAAAGAAGAGCCGTGGAAAATGCAAGGCAGCAGCTTGCCGGAGCATGAGACGTACTTCTTCTATCTGCAACGCATCTGTAACCACTGTACGTATCCGGGGTGTCTGGCGGCGTGTCCGCGGAAGGCCATCTACAAGCGGCCGGAAGACGGGATTGTGTTGATCGACCAGAACCGGTGCCGGGGGTACAAGAAGTGTGTGGAGCAATGCCCGTTTAAAAAGCCGATGTACCGGGGGACGACGCGGGTGAGTGAGAAGTGTATTGCGTGCTATCCGCGGGTGGAAGGCAAAGACCCCTTAACGGGGGGCGAGCCGATGGAGACGCGGTGTATGGCGGCGTGCGTGGGCAAAATCCGGCTGCAAGGGTTGGTGAAGGTGGGCGATGACGGGCTCTGGGCGGAAGATCGCTGGAATCCGTTGTACTATGCCATCCGGGTGGAACAAGTGGCGTTGCCGTTGTATCCGCAATGGGGCACGGAACCCAACGGGTTTTACATCCCACCGCGGCAGGCGCCGCGGGGCTACATCCGGCAGATGTTCGGGCCGGGGGTAGATAATGCGATTGAGAAGTATCTGGTGCCGAGCCGGGAGTTGTTGGCGGTGCTGCAGTTGTGGCGGGCGAGCCAACAGATCATCTTCCGGTATGACGTGATTCCGGGGCCGAAAGTGTTTGAAACCCAAATCCATGGGCGGAAGTTTGAGATGTACAACGACACGGTGTTGGGGTTCAACAAATCGGGCAAGGAAGCGGTGCGGCAGCAAGTGGAAGAGCCGATTTACATCCGCCCGGCCGAGCGGGTGAACTGGCTGTAA
- a CDS encoding response regulator, producing MSKPYVFVVDDDEVIRSNIAKKLSRLECTVRAFDSGEALMEFLRDNRDEPDVILVDYKMGGMNGVETVRAVRKVSSTPTVIFTAYEGLVDLQAVKQLGRCEVLLKTIDLSVLGSIVNEAMAVRKMRQLNWVDTGGLPT from the coding sequence GTGAGCAAACCCTATGTATTTGTGGTGGATGATGATGAGGTGATTCGCTCAAACATTGCGAAAAAACTTTCTCGGTTGGAATGCACGGTACGTGCCTTTGATTCGGGAGAGGCCTTGATGGAATTTTTAAGAGATAATAGGGATGAACCTGATGTGATCTTGGTGGATTATAAAATGGGTGGGATGAATGGGGTGGAAACCGTGCGGGCAGTGAGAAAAGTTTCATCCACTCCTACCGTAATTTTTACGGCGTATGAAGGCCTGGTGGACTTGCAGGCCGTGAAACAACTAGGGCGCTGCGAAGTCTTGCTCAAAACGATAGATCTGAGTGTGTTAGGTTCTATCGTGAATGAAGCGATGGCTGTAAGAAAAATGCGACAGTTAAATTGGGTTGATACCGGGGGGTTGCCAACCTGA
- a CDS encoding molybdopterin-dependent oxidoreductase has protein sequence MFLSRRQFLKVSAGTVAAVALADKALALTALQPVIEVGNPLGEYPDRSWERVYHDQYRYDSSFTWCCSPNDTHACRIRAFVRNGVVMRVEQNYDHQTYEDLYGNRGTFAHNPRMCLKGFTMHRRVYGPYRLKGPLMRRGWKQWMDDGSPEFTPAIQTKYKFNARYLDDMLRVSWDTAFTYLAKAMIIIANRYSGEYGARKLREQGYPPEMIEMMKGSGVRSFKFRAGMPVLGIIGKMGITRMNGGCGALLDSYVRKVGPENAQGGRYWNNYTWHGDQDPSQPWWNGTQNCDIDLSDMRFCKFNTSWGKNFVENKMPEAHWKLESIERGARIAVITPEYNPTAYRADYWIPIRPESDGSFFLGACKMIVDEGLFDADFVRANTDMPLLVRTDTLQYLDPRDVIKDYQFPDFTNTYSGKVQTLKPAEIARLGGIMVWDLNKNQAVPIHRELVGWHFKKSGIDPALTGTHRVRLLTGREVDVMPIFQMYQVHLQDYDLDTVHQICRSPKDLIVRWARDMGTVKPAAIHNGEGVCHYFHMTQNGRAAALTLIYSGNMGKFGSGCHTWSGNYKAGTWAATPWSGSGLAVHTGEDPFKITTDPNAHGKEIKTRSYYYGEEVGYWNHGDTALIVNTPKYGRRVFTGKTHMPTPSKFRWVANVNVLNNSKHHYDMVKNVDPHNECLVHQEVEMTSDVNHFDVSFAVNTWMEFTYPEHTATVSNPWFQVWKGGIRPLYDTRNDLDTVAGVAAKLTEMTGDGRFRDYFKFVYDNRVDVYLQRLLDAGNCSYGYNADTMLKSEKGWMVMTRTYPRHPFWEETNESKPMWTRSGRVETYRVEPEAIEYGENFIVHREGPEATPYLPNAIMSSNPYIRPDDYGVPITAQHHDDKTVRNIKLPWAEIKRYANPLWEKGYQFYCVTPKTRHRVHSQWSVNDWVQMYESNFGDAYRMDKRTPGVGEHQIHINPSAAKDRGINDGDYVYVDGNPVDRPYRGWKPSDPYYKVARLMIRAKYNPAFPYHVTMAKHAPFVSTAKSVKGHETRPDGRAIALDTGYQSNFRYGAQQSFTRSWLMPMHQTDSLPGKHPVAWKFKWGFAIDHHAVNTTPKECLIRITKAEDGGIGGRGPWEPVRTGFTPGQENEFMIKWLKGDHIKIKV, from the coding sequence ATGTTTCTTTCTAGACGTCAATTCTTGAAAGTTTCTGCGGGGACTGTGGCGGCAGTCGCACTTGCCGATAAGGCGCTGGCCCTAACCGCCCTGCAGCCAGTCATTGAAGTGGGTAACCCCCTTGGTGAATATCCTGACCGTTCATGGGAGCGGGTCTACCACGATCAATATCGCTATGACAGTTCGTTTACCTGGTGCTGTTCCCCCAACGATACCCATGCCTGCCGCATTCGTGCCTTTGTGCGGAACGGGGTCGTGATGCGTGTTGAGCAAAATTATGACCATCAAACATATGAAGATCTCTACGGCAACCGTGGGACGTTTGCGCACAACCCCCGTATGTGCTTGAAGGGGTTTACGATGCATCGTCGGGTGTATGGTCCATACCGTTTAAAGGGGCCCTTGATGCGTCGAGGGTGGAAGCAATGGATGGATGACGGAAGCCCGGAGTTCACTCCTGCTATTCAGACGAAATACAAGTTTAATGCGCGGTATTTGGACGACATGTTGCGGGTGTCCTGGGATACGGCGTTTACCTATTTGGCTAAGGCTATGATCATCATCGCCAACCGGTATAGCGGAGAATATGGGGCGCGCAAACTGCGTGAGCAAGGCTATCCACCGGAGATGATTGAAATGATGAAAGGCTCTGGAGTCCGGTCATTTAAATTCCGGGCCGGTATGCCTGTTTTGGGTATCATTGGGAAAATGGGCATCACCCGGATGAATGGCGGCTGCGGGGCTTTATTGGATTCCTACGTCAGAAAAGTTGGGCCTGAAAATGCTCAAGGAGGACGATACTGGAATAACTATACCTGGCACGGCGACCAGGATCCTTCCCAGCCCTGGTGGAATGGGACTCAAAATTGCGATATCGATTTGAGTGATATGCGGTTCTGTAAATTCAATACCAGTTGGGGTAAAAACTTCGTCGAAAACAAGATGCCAGAAGCCCACTGGAAGCTTGAGTCTATTGAGCGAGGTGCGCGAATTGCTGTCATTACTCCGGAATACAATCCGACGGCATATCGAGCCGACTACTGGATTCCCATTCGTCCCGAGTCAGATGGGTCCTTCTTTTTAGGGGCCTGCAAAATGATCGTGGATGAGGGTTTGTTCGATGCTGATTTCGTGCGAGCTAACACCGATATGCCGCTGCTGGTTCGTACCGATACCCTTCAGTATTTAGATCCGCGTGATGTGATTAAAGATTACCAGTTCCCTGATTTTACCAATACCTATTCGGGTAAAGTGCAGACCCTGAAACCGGCGGAAATCGCCAGGTTAGGGGGAATCATGGTTTGGGATCTGAATAAAAATCAAGCGGTACCCATTCATCGTGAATTGGTGGGTTGGCATTTCAAGAAGAGTGGCATTGATCCGGCGTTGACGGGGACTCATCGGGTTCGGTTGCTTACCGGCCGGGAAGTGGACGTGATGCCGATTTTCCAAATGTATCAAGTCCATCTGCAAGACTATGATTTGGATACTGTCCATCAAATCTGTCGGTCGCCGAAAGATCTGATCGTTCGGTGGGCGCGAGATATGGGTACGGTCAAACCGGCCGCCATTCATAACGGAGAAGGTGTGTGCCATTACTTCCACATGACCCAAAACGGTCGTGCGGCGGCATTGACGCTCATTTATTCCGGAAATATGGGTAAATTCGGAAGCGGTTGCCATACCTGGTCTGGAAATTACAAAGCGGGTACGTGGGCGGCTACGCCCTGGTCAGGATCCGGTCTTGCTGTGCATACCGGAGAGGATCCGTTCAAGATCACGACGGACCCCAATGCTCATGGAAAAGAAATAAAAACCAGAAGTTACTACTATGGCGAAGAAGTCGGATATTGGAACCACGGTGATACGGCCTTGATTGTGAATACGCCCAAGTATGGCCGACGGGTGTTTACCGGAAAGACACATATGCCGACGCCGAGCAAATTCCGGTGGGTGGCCAACGTGAATGTGTTGAATAATTCGAAGCACCATTATGACATGGTCAAGAACGTGGATCCGCATAATGAATGTCTCGTGCATCAAGAAGTGGAAATGACCTCGGATGTCAACCATTTTGATGTGTCGTTTGCCGTGAATACCTGGATGGAGTTTACCTATCCTGAGCATACGGCGACGGTGTCGAATCCATGGTTCCAAGTATGGAAAGGCGGTATCCGGCCGTTGTATGACACGCGGAACGATTTGGATACGGTGGCGGGCGTCGCGGCCAAACTCACCGAAATGACGGGGGATGGCCGGTTCCGCGATTACTTCAAATTTGTGTATGACAATCGCGTGGACGTGTACCTCCAACGATTGTTGGATGCCGGTAACTGTTCCTATGGGTATAACGCGGACACGATGTTGAAATCGGAAAAGGGCTGGATGGTGATGACCAGGACCTATCCTCGACATCCATTCTGGGAAGAGACCAACGAATCGAAACCGATGTGGACCCGCAGCGGACGCGTGGAGACCTACCGAGTGGAGCCGGAAGCCATTGAGTATGGGGAAAACTTCATTGTTCATCGTGAAGGGCCAGAGGCCACTCCTTACTTGCCGAATGCGATCATGTCATCCAATCCGTATATCCGGCCGGATGACTATGGTGTGCCGATCACGGCGCAACATCATGACGACAAAACCGTCCGCAACATCAAGTTGCCATGGGCGGAAATTAAACGATACGCCAATCCGCTTTGGGAGAAGGGGTATCAGTTCTATTGCGTGACGCCGAAGACCCGGCATCGGGTGCATAGCCAATGGTCGGTGAATGACTGGGTGCAGATGTATGAGTCCAACTTTGGCGATGCCTATCGGATGGATAAGCGGACACCGGGGGTGGGTGAACATCAAATCCATATCAACCCATCAGCGGCCAAAGATCGCGGCATCAACGACGGGGACTATGTCTACGTGGATGGGAACCCGGTGGACCGGCCGTATCGTGGCTGGAAGCCCAGCGACCCCTATTACAAGGTGGCACGGTTGATGATCCGGGCGAAGTATAACCCGGCCTTCCCGTACCATGTCACGATGGCCAAACATGCGCCATTCGTGTCGACGGCGAAGTCGGTGAAGGGGCATGAAACGCGGCCGGACGGACGGGCGATTGCACTGGATACCGGCTATCAATCGAACTTCCGGTATGGAGCGCAGCAGTCCTTTACCCGCAGTTGGCTGATGCCGATGCATCAAACCGACTCGTTGCCGGGCAAACATCCAGTTGCCTGGAAATTTAAATGGGGTTTTGCGATTGATCATCATGCGGTCAATACGACGCCAAAGGAATGTCTCATCCGGATCACGAAAGCGGAGGATGGTGGCATTGGCGGACGGGGGCCGTGGGAACCGGTCCGGACCGGGTTTACGCCAGGTCAGGAAAATGAGTTCATGATCAAATGGCTGAAGGGTGATCATATTAAGATCAAAGTGTAG
- a CDS encoding carboxypeptidase-like regulatory domain-containing protein, translating to MRSKVMKIIGVVLGILGAWIIPVWAYEESKVEQGGSIRGQVILAGGIPKSMAFNLVTIPDPVFCGRISTGTGWRIVEDFILGPQGSLMDAIVMLRGIEKGKAFELPKVTIEAKDCDFLPFVNVLKDQDELTVINMDPVEHDIQGYETARDRGARVLFNRPLPMNPFHKVLDLLNSHNHLPGKPMVEKIHLQKDRNIFVMQCGFHPYMFSWGVVVDNPYYSITSEDGRFEITDIPPGTYSLTVWHAGMKKYLERKVTIKPNGTISVIFEYQSPVGRRSVHEIQENPHFGLGLLGEEVIIPSLRLQHPS from the coding sequence ATGAGAAGTAAGGTGATGAAAATTATCGGGGTGGTTTTAGGTATTTTGGGAGCCTGGATTATCCCGGTATGGGCCTATGAAGAAAGCAAGGTTGAACAGGGAGGTTCGATTCGTGGGCAGGTGATTTTGGCTGGCGGGATACCTAAATCCATGGCATTTAATTTGGTCACAATACCGGATCCGGTATTTTGTGGGCGAATTTCTACTGGAACAGGATGGCGTATTGTTGAAGATTTTATTCTTGGACCTCAGGGCTCGTTGATGGACGCTATCGTGATGCTCAGGGGTATTGAAAAAGGAAAAGCCTTTGAGTTGCCAAAGGTGACAATCGAAGCGAAGGATTGTGATTTTCTCCCATTTGTCAATGTGTTGAAGGATCAGGATGAACTGACGGTCATTAATATGGATCCGGTGGAGCATGATATTCAAGGATATGAGACGGCCCGTGATCGAGGAGCCCGGGTTTTGTTCAACCGTCCTCTCCCAATGAATCCCTTTCATAAGGTATTAGATTTGTTGAATAGCCATAATCATTTACCCGGCAAACCTATGGTCGAAAAAATTCATTTGCAGAAGGACCGGAATATTTTTGTGATGCAATGCGGTTTTCATCCCTATATGTTTTCCTGGGGAGTCGTGGTAGACAATCCCTATTATTCGATAACGAGCGAGGATGGCCGGTTTGAGATAACCGACATCCCGCCAGGGACCTATTCGTTAACGGTCTGGCATGCAGGTATGAAAAAATACTTAGAACGTAAGGTGACAATCAAACCAAATGGTACAATTTCTGTGATTTTTGAATATCAATCCCCCGTGGGTCGCCGCAGCGTTCATGAAATTCAAGAAAACCCCCATTTTGGACTGGGACTATTAGGGGAAGAAGTCATCATTCCTTCACTTCGTCTTCAACATCCCTCATAA